ACGTTAATTTTTTCTGAAAATGCAACTAAGTCTGGTAGCCTCGTAGAATACATATATGCGATATGGCCAGCTGCGTTTTTCTTAAACGTAATTTTAGTACCTGATTCATCTTCGAACAATAAAGGATGGATCATTTTCAGCGTCTGTTTGCCTGCAGCTCCTGCTTCCAAAACTAAGTTCCCGTTCGAATAAGAAACCTTAGTCCTCATGGCATCAATACGCGTGTTTTTATATAGTCCGACATACGCTTTGGCTTGCTGCTCACTGATTGCCGAATAGGTTGGCTTTGGAACTTCTGTCTTTCTTGGATAATAGTGATTCATAAATGCTTCATACACGTCAATGCTCACATAGGGGTTGTCGTCATTGTTTGACATATACAAGGCTGTATTTTTCTCAGGCAGAATAACAATCAGGGATGAATGCCCTGTAACATTCCCTCCTTTTAGAACCACATGTTGACCATTCATCTTCTCATGGAAGTAGCCTTCAAACCCGATTGTTGCAATAGGAATCGTTTTATCAGCAAAAAGCTGGTATGTTTGCATTTGCTCTATGCTTTTTTGACTCACAATTTCTTTGCCATCATACTTTCCTTTGTTCAGATGCATTAAGAGATACTTTGCCATGTCATCTGCTGTTGAGACGATACCACCTTCAGGTTTTTCTGTAGGAATAGTTCCATCCATAGGGATTTTTTCACCCTTCGGTCCATAGTGAGCAGCCATTCTGCCTAATAGTTCAGGCGTAATTCGCACATTCGTTGAGGTCATGCCTAACGGTTTGAAAATGTTTTTCTCCATATACTTCGAATAGGGCATTCCCGAGACGTTCTCTACCGCATACCCCGCTAGCAGAAACCCAAAATTGTCATAAGTGTATATTTCCCCCGGAGGCCTTACAACCGCTGACATATGTGATCTGACAAAATCCTTTATTGGAAAGTTTTTGTTAACATATTCCGGTGAATAATACGAAGCGATATCGGGTGAATCAAATCCGGTTGAATAGGTAAGCAGATCATACATGGTCAGGTTTTTCCCCGTTTTATTCGGAATTTTCACTCCTCCTAAGTACTTTTGAATGTCGCCTCGTAAATCGATTTTCCCCTTATCGACCAACTGCATTGCCGCCAAGGCCGTGAATGTCTTGGTAACAGAGCCGATCTGGAAAACGGTGTCTTTATCAACGGGAATCTTCTTTTCTTTGTCGGCATAACCGTAACCTTTGCTTAGTAACACTTTCCCATCGGCCACGACCGCAAAATTAGTACCGACTGTGTTATACTTCTTCATCACGTCCGTAATAACGCTATCTGCAAATGCTTCTACCTCCTTGGCATCGCGGGGCCCCTCCAAACTAGGACTTACAGATGCAATGGGCGTGGCCATTGTTGCGCTAGCTGTCGAGCTGCTAACTGGGATACATGCGGTCGTTGCCATAGCGGATAATAGCAGAACAGCGATGGTGCGAGTCTTTTTATTCATACATGGTCTCTCCTCAAAATGTATTTGCCTCATAACAACTGGCTGAACCGAGTATGGCAAAAGGCTTGTCATATCAACAAGTGTCATTTCGTCACCCATCATGCCAAGACACTTTAAAATGTCATATGACAATTAGGCACCAGGATTTATGACCATAGAAGAATGCTCAACAAGTATCAAGAATTTGGATGAAATAGTCATTTTTACACAGTGTATTTCTTTATTGTAGAAAGCGAATTTATTCAGTTCCATCACTTTATTTAAGTAAAGTATTATAGGTCTATAAAATGGTACCAAACCATGGATAAATATTCCACTGTGACGGGGAATCTTTTATTGATAGGCGTACCACCGCCGCTCTATTAATCCAGTGGCAAGAAGA
Above is a window of Paenibacillus sp. FSL K6-1330 DNA encoding:
- a CDS encoding serine hydrolase, giving the protein MNKKTRTIAVLLLSAMATTACIPVSSSTASATMATPIASVSPSLEGPRDAKEVEAFADSVITDVMKKYNTVGTNFAVVADGKVLLSKGYGYADKEKKIPVDKDTVFQIGSVTKTFTALAAMQLVDKGKIDLRGDIQKYLGGVKIPNKTGKNLTMYDLLTYSTGFDSPDIASYYSPEYVNKNFPIKDFVRSHMSAVVRPPGEIYTYDNFGFLLAGYAVENVSGMPYSKYMEKNIFKPLGMTSTNVRITPELLGRMAAHYGPKGEKIPMDGTIPTEKPEGGIVSTADDMAKYLLMHLNKGKYDGKEIVSQKSIEQMQTYQLFADKTIPIATIGFEGYFHEKMNGQHVVLKGGNVTGHSSLIVILPEKNTALYMSNNDDNPYVSIDVYEAFMNHYYPRKTEVPKPTYSAISEQQAKAYVGLYKNTRIDAMRTKVSYSNGNLVLEAGAAGKQTLKMIHPLLFEDESGTKITFKKNAAGHIAYMYSTRLPDLVAFSEKINVDSPFSDVPANSKYKSYINNLNALKVMIGKSSHIFDPKGTMTQGEFSEVLLRAHGMHKQPYMIEPNKKQMKAGLPNYQPNSPITRQMAAVMIQNLKQVEPRTKVKLSGKTDAWAVEAIKALVSQGIIDPDTKVKTDGSVNFRSKELLKRQEASALLDQAFNYYTLPISH